The Azospirillum sp. TSA2s region CCCGCCAGAGGTGAAGGTCGGTCACCCGGTCGCCGTCTGTCTCCAAGGTCGTACGGACAGCCGCAGCCAATTTCGGGTCCGGCACTGTGTCGAGAAGCACCGCCCCGGCGTCGCGGATAAGACCACAGGCCCAGCTGAGGATGACCGCGGTGCCGACCAAGCCGACGATCGGGTCCATCCAGGTCCAGCCGAACAGGCCGGCCGCCAGAAGCCCCAGGATGGCGAGGACCGAGGTCGCCGCGTCGGCCAGGACGTGGATATAGGCCGACCGCATATTCAGGTCGTGGGCATGGTGACCACCATGCCCATGCGCATGTTCGTGGACATGGTGGTCATCATCATGATCCTCGTGGTGGTCATGATGGTGATCGTGCCCATGGTGATGGTGCTCGCCGCCTAGCAACCAGGGGTGACGCCATAGAACGGGCCTCAATATACGCTAAGCGGACAAAACAGGAACTTTGTAGGGGTGCTGTTCGTTGGCTTTTCTGAGAGATTGATGGGCTTCAGATATCATTGCACCAATCTTGTAGCAGAACGGCAGCCATTGGGTTGTAAGATCGAATAGAAAAACGATTGCAGAGATGGCACAAGCTCAGCTGCTTGGCCAATCACTGGATGCTGATGTTACCCGTCATCCCGAACGTTTCGTGCAGCGGTTCGTGACAGCTGAGTTTGTAGTTGCCCGGGCTGACTGGCACAAACGCGAGGTCGGCTGACTGACCCGGCGCGATTTCGATGTCCTTCACGTAGGGATTCTGGACCATGCCCTTCGTGGTCGTCAGGCTTCTCGCGGCGATCGCCCGGAAGTACCCCTCCGAGGAAAACGTATGCGACGTTCCACCGTGGTTCTCGATGTGCAGTCGGTAGGGGCGGCCAGCCTGAAACACAAGTGTCGTGGGCTGATAGCTGTATTCCTGCATCGCCACGTTGACCGGTTCAGCGCCTGTCCAGTCGACCCCTGCTGTTCTTGCTGGAGCATCCGCGATGTAGCCCGGTGGCGCGACGGTCTCGACCGCCGTTCCCGCAGCACAGCCGGCCATCGTGACCGTCAACAGAACTGAAGCAAAGTGATAGGTCCGTAGCATGCCCGTTCCTCCCAAGAAACGACGGATCCGGTGCCTCCGATGCCACTACATCTTCAGGCGATAGCATAACGTCCGTGTTCAAGGGTGACGCGGCACAGGAGGTGCTTATTCCCAGCTCATATGGAGAGTGGACCGCCATCTCACCGCCCCACTCGCCGCACATTGCGCTACAGCATAAGGCGCAGCATTTCGCCTTGCTGGGCAAGACTTTTGGGCACGGATGTCGACAGTATCAACTAGGTCTGACGCGGTACCCGCGAGCGGCAGGTCGACAGCCGACGGATGGTTGGAAACACACAACCGCATCTACGGTGCCGCTGCGGCATAGGGACGCACTGAAGGCGTGGCATCATGCGTTGACGACGCAACACTCATCGGCTATTGAGCGCCCCGTCATTGGGGAGTAGCCACCCTCCATTCAGAGAGGGGCGTGCGTCAACAGACTTGGGCCTGCGGCCCATGGCGCACGCGGCCGCCAACCGGCCATCAAGCAAGACCACTGGCGCTGCATCCGTCCGGCCGGACGGGATGCCGCGCTGGTGTGCTTCCGCGTCCGGCCAACCGTCTTGAGTTTTCCATGCTTCTCACCATCATCCTTCTGCTTGCCTCCGCCGCGCTGATCTATGCAGCCTGTGAAACCTTTGTGAATGGCAT contains the following coding sequences:
- a CDS encoding cation diffusion facilitator family transporter codes for the protein MRSAYIHVLADAATSVLAILGLLAAGLFGWTWMDPIVGLVGTAVILSWACGLIRDAGAVLLDTVPDPKLAAAVRTTLETDGDRVTDLHLWRVGPGHMAAIVALVSDHPKPVAAYKEGLAHLHGLSHITVEVAQCGDSHSGFGHDHHPHRHAG
- a CDS encoding cupredoxin domain-containing protein, which encodes MLRTYHFASVLLTVTMAGCAAGTAVETVAPPGYIADAPARTAGVDWTGAEPVNVAMQEYSYQPTTLVFQAGRPYRLHIENHGGTSHTFSSEGYFRAIAARSLTTTKGMVQNPYVKDIEIAPGQSADLAFVPVSPGNYKLSCHEPLHETFGMTGNISIQ